The window CCGTCGATGTGCAGCAGGAAGTCGTCGAACTCCGCGTCGTGCGGCCGCTCCTCGATGCCGAGGTCGTGGTCCAGCTTCGCCGCTTGGATGAGCGTCCAGATCTGGGCGCGGATCGCCGGCAGCTTCGCCGGGTCCATCGCCGCGATGTTCGCGTGCTCGTCCATGAGCTGCTCGAGCCGCGCCAGGTCGCCGTACGACTCCGCGCGCGCCATCGGCGGGATCAGGTGGTCGACGATCGTCGCGTGCGCCCGCCGCTTCGCCTGCGCGCCCTCGCCCGGGTCGTTGATCAGGAACGGGTACACCAGCGGCAGGTTCCCCAGGACGGCGTCCGGCGCGCACGACGCCGACAGCCCGGCCGTCTTGCCCGGCAGCCATTCGAGGGACCCGTGCTTGCCCAGGTGGACGACCGCGTGCGCCCCGAACTCCTCCTCCAGCCACCGGTAGGCGGCCAGGTAGTGGTGGCTCGGCGGCAGGTCCGGGTTGTGGTAGATCGCGACGGGGTTCTCACCGAACCCGCGCGGCGGCTGGATCATGATGATGACGTTGCCGCTCTGCAGCGACGCCAGCACGATGTCCCCGTCGTCGACGTACAGCTCGCCCGGCGCCGGGCCCCAGTGTTCTTCGGCGCCTTCGCGCAGCTCGGCGGGCAACGCATCGAACCACTTCTGGTAGCGCGCGGCGGGGACGCGGATCGGGTTTCCGGAGAGCTGCTCTTCGGTCAGCCATTCCGGGTCCTGGCCGCCGGCGGCGATGAGTGCGTGGATCAGCGCGTCACCGTCGGGCTGGTCGGTGCCGGTCGGATCGACGCCCGGGAACGCCTCCGCGCCCAGGTCGTACCCCTGTTCGCGCATCCGCCGCAGCAGCTCGATCGCCGACGCGGGCGTGTCCAGCCCGACCGCGTTGCCGACGCGAGAGTGCTTCGTCGGGTACGCGGACAACATCAGTGCGATCCGCCGGGAAGACGGCGGTGTGTGCCGCAGCCGGGCGTGCGCGAGGGCGATCTTCGCGACGCGGGACGCGCGTTCGGCGTCCGGCACGTACCGGGGGAGCCCGTCTTCGTCCAGCTCCTTGAACGAGAACGGCACCGTGATCAGCCGCCCGTCGAACTCCGGGACGGCCATCTGGTTCCCGGCGTCGAGCGGCGACAGGCCTTCGTCACTGGCTTCCCACGTCTGACGGTCGCTGGTCAGGCACAGCGCCTGCAGGATCGGGACGTCGAGCGCGGCCATCTCGGCGACGTCCCACGCCTCGTCGTCGCCGCCGGCCCCCGCCGCCGACGGCCGGGTGCCGCCCGCCGCGAGGACGGTGACCAGCAACGCGTCGACCTGGCCCAGCTCGGCCATCATCTCCGGCTCGCGCGTACGCAGCGAAGCACAGTAGATCGGCAACGCGCGCCCGCCCGCGGCTTCGATCTCGTCGGCGAGCACGTGGACGAAGTTCGTGTTCCCGGACAGGTGATGGGCCCGGTAGTACAGGATCCCGACGACCGGGCCCTCGGCACGCGACGGCCGTTCGAGCACGCCCCACGCGGGTTGCGCGGCGGGCGGCTCGAAGCCGTCGCCGGTGAGCAGGAGCGTGTCGGAGAGGAACCGGTGCAGCTGGGTGAGGTTCGCCGGGCCGCCCTGCGCCAGGTAGGCGTGGGCCTCGGCGGCGATGCCGGCCGGGACGGTCGAGAGCTTCATCAGCTCGGCGTCCGGCGTCTGCTCCCCGCCCAGGACGACGACGTGCGCGCCCGACGACCGCAGCGCGTCCAGGCCGTCGGCCCAGCTCCGCGGCGTGCCGAGGATGCGGACGACCACGATGCGCACGCCGTCGAGCAGGTCCGGCAGTTCGGCGACGCCGATGCGCGAGGGGTTCGCCAACCGGTAGTCGGCGTCGGCCGACCGGGCGCTGAGCAGGTCGGTGTCCGAAGTGGACAGAAGCAGGATCACGAGGTTCCTCCTCGGGGTCCGCGCCCCGGGTCGACGGGCGCGCCGGCCGGAGTTCCTGGCTCCCGGAGAGAGCGTGCTCTCCGGTGACAGTGGCGGGACCGCCCCGGACTCTCACCGGGTTCCTCCACCTGCCGACGCGTGGGTATCGCCCTCACTCTCCGGTGCGCGCGAGACGGCGTCAAGGTGACGTTGCCCGGGTTGCGCCGGGAGCGATCGATGCAGCTTCCCCACCTGCTGTGCTGGTCAGGGACACCAAGGACCGCACCCGGCTCGTGGCGCGCTTCAGAGCCGCTTGGCCGCGCGGAACGCCTTCGCGTAGGTCCCGGACCCGTCGATCAGCGACACGCCACCCGCGTCCCCGAAGGTCGGGCCGTTCGCCACCTTGCGGCTGGAGAGCACGCGGTGGTGGCCGTCGCTGTCGATGCCCAGGTAGATGCCCGTGTGCGAGACCTGCGTCCCGAGCTGCGGCTCCAGGTTGAAGAACAGCACGTCACCCGGCTGGAGCGCGCTGAAGTCCGTCGCCTGCTTCTTCTCGTCGTGGATGACTTCCGTGCCCGGGCCCAGCTCCGACAGCGCCCACGCCCGCCGCGGCAGGCCGGGGCCCTTCGTGTTCGTCCCGAGCAGCGGGTAGCCCGACCGGTAGCCGTAGACCATCCGCACGAACCCGGAACAGTCCAGCGACCGGGCGCGCGCCGGTTCCGCCGCCTCGTGGACGCCGCCCGGGAAATCCCAGCCGATGCCCAGGTAGTCGTAGAAATCCGACTTCTCGAGGCGGCCTTCGGCGCTGTCCGGGCCGAAGTTGGCGTCGCCGGCGATCCGCAGCTTCTTCGAGATCTGGTCGGCCGCGCCGTCGGTGTACTGGAGGGCGATCGCCAGGACGTCCGGATCCGTGTCCCCGACCGCCTTGGGCAGCCAGTCGGTGAACCACTTCTGCGTCTCCGCGCCCGCCTGCCACACCTGCGGCGCCAGCCGGATCCAGGCCGTCGACGTGATGCCGACCTTGGTGAACTTCGGCTCGGTGAAGGTACGGGACCGGCCGGTCAGCAGCACCGTGCGGGAGCCGTCGGTGAAGGACGCCAGCTGCGCTCCCGCGGCGTCGCGGACGATCGTCCGGGGCGGGTGGTCCAGCCGTTCGTACGCGTAACCGCCGGTGACCGCCGCCCCCGAGGGCGCGGCCGACGCCGAGATGGCCGTGATCTCCTGCTCGTCTCGCTGCGCGACGTACAGCGCGGCCGCGCCGGACACGCCGATGACCGCGACCAGGACGCCGATCCGGACCGCCTTGCGCATCATCACCTCACACCGTCGGGACCAGCCCGACCAGCACGCCGCTGATCAGGATCGCGTAGCTGGCCAGGCTGACGCCGCCGGTGGCGAGCATCGTGGCCATCGGCTTCTGCCGCACCAGCTGGTACGCGACCAGGCCAGGCACGACGAAACCCAGCGTCTGGTGCACGAACAGCAGCGGGAAGTCGGCTTGCAGGAAGATGAGCAACGTCGTCTGCAGCACGACGCCGAGCAGGACGACGGCGGCGAAGAGGCGCTTGCCGTAGAGGATCACCATGCGCTGCAACAGTTTCGTGCCGCCGAACGTCAGCGCCGTCATGAGCACGATGATGGCGGCGCGGCGGTAGTCCTCGACCATGGTCAGCGCGATCCAGCCCGGCGTGATCATGCCGCCCGGGGACAGGTTCGTCGTGAGGTAGCAGACCAGCGACAGCAGCAGGCCGATGGCCAGGCCGACGGTGGCGACCTCGGGGGCGAGGGACGTGGTGAGCATCAGGCGACCGGTTCCAGTTTGGCGAGTTCCTCGATGAGCAGTTCCCCCTGGCCGTGGATGTTGCCGATGGCGACCAGCGACGCCTGCCGCCCGACGCCGCCGACGATCCCGCGCAGCAGCTCACGCGGCGAGCGCGAACCGCCGAGGTCGACGACCCGGTCGTGCCACTCGGCGGGGATGGCGGCGCGGGCGCTGCGCGTCGGCTCGCCGATGAGCACCACGCGTTCCGGGGCGATCTTCGGGACGAGCGCGCCCATCTGGCCGTTGCGTTCGACGCGGTCGGGCCGGCAGTTGATGATCACGTGCAGCGGGTCGGCGATCGCACCCTGGCGGCGGAGCTGGTCGATGTTCAGCAACGTCGATTCGGGGTCGTTCGCGGCGAAGACGTTCGCGAACCGCAGGAGACGGCGGCCGGCGCGGTACCGGTGGACCTGCAGCACGCCCGGGTCCGGCGGCGCGGCCCACATGCCTTCGAGAGCCAGCTGCCGGTTGACGTTGAGCAGGTCCGCGACGGCCAGCGCGATCGCGACGTTCTCCTTGAAGGTGATCCAGCCGAAGCGGCGCATCTCCTCGTCGCTGACCGACTCGGGGTCGACGGCGATCAGCTCGCAGTCCCGCTTGCCGGCCTCCTCCTGGAGGATGTGCAGCCGGTCCTTCTCGGCGGTCAGGCAGATCCCGCCGACGGGCATCGAGCGGGACAGCGAGCGGGCGACGTCGTCGAGGGTCGGACCCATTTCGGCGAGGTGGTCCTCACGGACGTTGCAGAGCACGCCGATGGTGGCGCGGATCAGCTTGCTCTGGTTGATTTCCTGCAGGTCGGGCATGACGGCCATGCATTCGATGACCAGCGCGTCCGGCCGGTAGGCGGCGGCGCGGCGGACGATGCCGATCTGCTCGACGACGTTGGCGATGCCGAACTTGCGGTAGACGGGTTCCTCACTGCCGTCGGGGTGGATGAAACGCGCCGCGGTGCCGGTGGTCTTGGCGGTGGTGACGAGGCCGCCGCCGCGCAGGGCGCCCGCGCAGAGGCGCGTGATGGACGACTTGCCGCGGATGCCGTTGACCAGCACGCGCGTCGGGATGCTGTGCAGGTGCCGGTAGTGCCGGCGCTGTTCGGCGATCCCGGCGGCCAGCATCACCGCCGACGCTGTGAGCAGCACGACGTAGAGGAACGTCACGTCAGACCCCGGCCCCGTCCAGCCAGCTGAGGTAGTCGCTCTTGGCCTTCTCTTCGGCGGTCCGCGCGGGCATCCGCGGCGGCGTCCGCGGGCGGGGCCGGGCCGGGCGCGGCGGCTGGGGCTTCTCGGGCTCGTCCACGATCTTCTGGAGCAGCTCGGTCTCGTCGGTCGCCGCGCCGGTCGGGCGGCGGACCTCGCCGAGCCGGTCACGGCCGTCGGTCAGGGCCTGGCGGCAGATCTCGACGCAGGAGGCGATGGTGCCGATCTCGTCCTGGCGCTGCGGGTAGACGACGGCGCCGGTGTCCCCGCCCGCGATCCGCCCGGCCTCCGCGCCGACCCGCCGCAGCGGCCGCACGACCACCAGCAGGTGCCAGGCGAACAGCATCAGCGCGACGACGGCGGTGAGCAGCGCGGCGACCCGCGCGCCCGAGCGCACGGTGTTGTCCGCGACCCCGAGCGAGCCGATCGGCTGCTCGGCGACGACGACCCACTTCAGCGCGGCGGCGTTGCCCTTGTCGGCCAGGCGTTCGGCCGCGACGAGCGACGACGAGGTCGTCTCGCGGGCGTCCTTGCCGGACTGGGCGGCTTCGACGTTCTTGATCAGCTCCGGGTCCGACAGCGCGGAGAACGCGAGGTAGCCCTCGGTGTCGGCGATCGTGCGCTTGCCCTCGTCGACCACGCGGACGCGGCCGCCCGCGGAGCCGAGCAACTCCGCCATCCGCGGCACGTCGTACTCGCCGACCAGGACGTTCTTCGAGTCCGGCAGTGGCGTGAAGGCGTAGACGACCGGGACGCGGCCGCTCGTGTTGTGCTGGCGCAGGCCTTCGCCGTCGGGCAGCTTCACGGGGTCGCGCAGGGACTCGCGCCCGGCCCGCAGCCGGACCGCGCCCTCGGCGTCGGCGACGTAGACGCTGCGGAACCGGCTTTCGGTACCGGCCAGCCGGTCGAGCATGCCGCGCAGGTCGTCCGGCTGCTTCCCCTTGCCCAGCCGGGCGACCGACTTCAGGTCGGTG of the Amycolatopsis sp. NBC_01488 genome contains:
- the pgsB gene encoding poly-gamma-glutamate synthase PgsB translates to MTFLYVVLLTASAVMLAAGIAEQRRHYRHLHSIPTRVLVNGIRGKSSITRLCAGALRGGGLVTTAKTTGTAARFIHPDGSEEPVYRKFGIANVVEQIGIVRRAAAYRPDALVIECMAVMPDLQEINQSKLIRATIGVLCNVREDHLAEMGPTLDDVARSLSRSMPVGGICLTAEKDRLHILQEEAGKRDCELIAVDPESVSDEEMRRFGWITFKENVAIALAVADLLNVNRQLALEGMWAAPPDPGVLQVHRYRAGRRLLRFANVFAANDPESTLLNIDQLRRQGAIADPLHVIINCRPDRVERNGQMGALVPKIAPERVVLIGEPTRSARAAIPAEWHDRVVDLGGSRSPRELLRGIVGGVGRQASLVAIGNIHGQGELLIEELAKLEPVA
- the cobN gene encoding cobaltochelatase subunit CobN; the encoded protein is MILLLSTSDTDLLSARSADADYRLANPSRIGVAELPDLLDGVRIVVVRILGTPRSWADGLDALRSSGAHVVVLGGEQTPDAELMKLSTVPAGIAAEAHAYLAQGGPANLTQLHRFLSDTLLLTGDGFEPPAAQPAWGVLERPSRAEGPVVGILYYRAHHLSGNTNFVHVLADEIEAAGGRALPIYCASLRTREPEMMAELGQVDALLVTVLAAGGTRPSAAGAGGDDEAWDVAEMAALDVPILQALCLTSDRQTWEASDEGLSPLDAGNQMAVPEFDGRLITVPFSFKELDEDGLPRYVPDAERASRVAKIALAHARLRHTPPSSRRIALMLSAYPTKHSRVGNAVGLDTPASAIELLRRMREQGYDLGAEAFPGVDPTGTDQPDGDALIHALIAAGGQDPEWLTEEQLSGNPIRVPAARYQKWFDALPAELREGAEEHWGPAPGELYVDDGDIVLASLQSGNVIIMIQPPRGFGENPVAIYHNPDLPPSHHYLAAYRWLEEEFGAHAVVHLGKHGSLEWLPGKTAGLSASCAPDAVLGNLPLVYPFLINDPGEGAQAKRRAHATIVDHLIPPMARAESYGDLARLEQLMDEHANIAAMDPAKLPAIRAQIWTLIQAAKLDHDLGIEERPHDAEFDDFLLHIDGWLCEVKDAQIRDGLHILGAAPVGEARVNLVLAMLRASQMWGGKQGAVPGLRSALGLKEGAPMSDVDAVEKTARELVQTMEMRGWDVTAVDSVAPDAAVARVLSFAASEIVPRLAGTSAELDAVLHALDGGYIPAGPSGSPLRGLVNVLPTGRNFYTVDPKAIPSRLAWETGQALADSLLRRYREDNGDWPRSVGLSVWGTSAMRTSGDDAAEVLALLGVQPVWDEASRRVTGIEAIPLAELGRPRIDVTVRISGFFRDAFPHVIALLDDAVRLVSSLDEPSSENFVRAHVASDLAAHGDARRATTRIFGSKPGAYGAGLLPLMDSGNWRDDKDLAEVYAVWGGFAYGRDLDGRPAREDMENSYKRIVVAAKNTDTREHDIADSDDYFQYHGGMIATVRALTGTAPASYVGDSTSPDSVRTRTLGEETARVFRARVVNPRWLAAMRRHGYKGAFELAATVDYLFGFDATAGVVGDWMYEKLTESYVLDEVNQEFLRQANPWALRGIVERLNEAADRGLWEEPDPELLAKMRAVYLSLEGDLESE
- a CDS encoding poly-gamma-glutamate biosynthesis protein PgsC/CapC translates to MLTTSLAPEVATVGLAIGLLLSLVCYLTTNLSPGGMITPGWIALTMVEDYRRAAIIVLMTALTFGGTKLLQRMVILYGKRLFAAVVLLGVVLQTTLLIFLQADFPLLFVHQTLGFVVPGLVAYQLVRQKPMATMLATGGVSLASYAILISGVLVGLVPTV
- a CDS encoding NlpC/P60 family protein is translated as MMRKAVRIGVLVAVIGVSGAAALYVAQRDEQEITAISASAAPSGAAVTGGYAYERLDHPPRTIVRDAAGAQLASFTDGSRTVLLTGRSRTFTEPKFTKVGITSTAWIRLAPQVWQAGAETQKWFTDWLPKAVGDTDPDVLAIALQYTDGAADQISKKLRIAGDANFGPDSAEGRLEKSDFYDYLGIGWDFPGGVHEAAEPARARSLDCSGFVRMVYGYRSGYPLLGTNTKGPGLPRRAWALSELGPGTEVIHDEKKQATDFSALQPGDVLFFNLEPQLGTQVSHTGIYLGIDSDGHHRVLSSRKVANGPTFGDAGGVSLIDGSGTYAKAFRAAKRL